In Candidatus Babeliales bacterium, the following proteins share a genomic window:
- a CDS encoding lysophospholipid acyltransferase family protein produces the protein MSTVFLVIRALFGYLVIAFMGVICFVPCIVVACLPEKYRFNNKVYYFFSWLFYRVIVWGTFLPFAVEGKHHIPEQPAILIANHQSALDIPFLGMLVNCHPHIWLFLSRYAKIPIFGFVTRRMNVVVDYSGLRKLTGAITDAARLIKGQKRHVLMFPEGGRAIDGTVHRFYYGFVILAKETKRPVVPVMMFNLNKAYPPGSFFIHPYPIKIVIGEPFRMSDDETDEAFLQRVHSWFVQQVEQNKSSSV, from the coding sequence ATGAGTACCGTTTTTCTCGTGATTCGAGCACTTTTTGGCTATTTGGTGATAGCTTTTATGGGTGTTATTTGTTTTGTTCCGTGCATCGTTGTTGCATGCTTGCCAGAAAAATACAGGTTCAATAACAAAGTTTATTATTTTTTTTCATGGCTTTTTTATCGCGTTATTGTTTGGGGAACATTTTTGCCCTTTGCCGTTGAGGGCAAACATCATATTCCTGAACAGCCAGCAATTCTGATCGCAAATCATCAATCCGCATTAGATATTCCGTTTCTTGGCATGCTTGTTAATTGCCATCCGCATATTTGGCTATTTTTGTCTCGGTACGCGAAAATTCCGATTTTTGGGTTTGTTACGCGGCGCATGAATGTGGTTGTCGATTATAGCGGCTTGCGCAAATTAACCGGGGCGATCACCGATGCAGCCCGTTTAATTAAAGGACAAAAGCGGCATGTTCTTATGTTTCCTGAGGGTGGGCGTGCAATTGATGGAACGGTGCATCGGTTTTATTATGGTTTTGTGATTCTTGCAAAAGAAACAAAACGGCCGGTAGTTCCGGTAATGATGTTTAATTTAAATAAAGCGTATCCGCCAGGAAGTTTTTTCATTCATCCCTATCCAATAAAAATTGTTATTGGCGAACCGTTTCGCATGAGCGATGATGAAACGGACGAAGCGTTTTTGCAGCGTGTCCATAGTTGGTTTGTGCAACAAGTAGAACAAAATAAGTCGTCATCAGTATGA